A single genomic interval of uncultured Tateyamaria sp. harbors:
- a CDS encoding GTP-binding protein, with protein sequence QVGIPKIVVFMNKVDQVDDEELLELVEMEVRELLDTYEYPGDDTPIIAGSALAAMEGRDANIGEDKIRELMAAVDEY encoded by the coding sequence CAGGTGGGCATCCCCAAGATCGTCGTGTTCATGAACAAGGTCGACCAGGTCGACGACGAGGAACTGCTGGAACTGGTTGAAATGGAAGTCCGCGAACTGCTGGACACCTATGAATACCCCGGCGACGACACGCCCATCATCGCAGGCTCTGCCTTGGCGGCGATGGAAGGCCGTGACGCCAACATCGGCGAAGACAAGATCCGTGAACTGATGGCGGCCGTGGACGAGTAC